A stretch of the Capsicum annuum cultivar UCD-10X-F1 chromosome 8, UCD10Xv1.1, whole genome shotgun sequence genome encodes the following:
- the LOC107840401 gene encoding BTB/POZ domain-containing protein At3g05675, which produces MTAGGGGGGAGGVTSGKKRQRVGSNSRLSSTIGIIDSSRPDNTLTERSQKPSGIRRTSSHAVIPPSSSFTASGGFNDSATADVVLRLFVDQLPLFDTDDSESISAVDSDQSDVQIYLHSDVLRRSKYFAALLSDRWQKESNDGDSGNSSRMFRFNLGVPATPSSVDHHLTVLQLLYSNDFSTTIHNVSIALSVLPVALELLFEDCIKACVRFLEAVPWTEDEERKILSIVPLLGDEESQELLARVSIDKNASSEEMLHGLILSALHNHPNMAFAKAFVAKLLRDFSSKEAAKRVLDRAFQSSLKIVKESLEEYSSPDFRGDHNETEAIQRLNLHTAMTNGRHLLWLVERMIELRVADTAVQEWSNQASFTADLLRALRDDAWRNIVPGLPAVVLRCTCKLSNAVATGTILATRQVRMKIVKDWLPVLILCKDNVTPMMPSHKTVYLELEDTFLRIISTLPLSDAQELLQQCLSFSTRNVEDCPHLISAFTTWFRRANRFPQSDM; this is translated from the exons ATGACGGCAGGCGGCGGCGGTGGTGGTGCCGGCGGAGTTACCTCCGGCAAAAAACGACAACGTGTTGGTAGCAATAGTCGACTTTCTTCAACTATCGGAATTATTGATTCTTCTCGTCCCGATAATACCCTAACGGAACGCTCGCAGAAGCCGTCAGGTATTCGCCGAACATCTTCTCACGCCGTTATTCCACCGTCTTCCTCCTTTACTGCTAGTGGCGGATTCAACGATTCCGCCACGGCTGACGTCGTGCTTCGTCTCTTTGTTGATCAATTGCCGTTGTTCGATACCGATGATTCCGAATCAATCTCAGCCGTTGATTCTGATCAATCTGATGTTCAGATCTATCTCCATTCTGATGTTCTTCGCCGTTCTAAGTACTTTGCTGCTCTCTTATCTGACCGCTGGCAAAAGGAATCAAACGACGGCGATTCCGGTAACTCTTCTAGAATGTTCCGGTTCAATCTCGGCGTTCCCGCTACTCCTAGTTCAGTCGATCATCATTTGACTGTTCTTCAGCTTCTATATTCCAATGACTTCTCTACAACTATTCACAATGTTTCGATAGCTTTATCTGTACTTCCGGTTGCTTTGGAACTGTTATTCGAGGATTGCATTAAGGCTTGTGTTCGGTTCCTTGAGGCCGTACCATGGACTGAAGATGAAGAAAGGAAAATACTCAGTATAGTTCCTTTGTTAGGCGATGAGGAATCTCAAGAGCTACTCGCTAGGGTTTCGATTGACAAAAATGCTTCATCTGAAGAAATGCTTCATGGTTTGATATTATCAGCACTTCATAACCATCCGAACATGGCATTTGCTAAGGCATTTGTAGCTAAGCTATTGAGGGACTTTTCGTCGAAAGAGGCAGCAAAGAGAGTGTTGGACCGTGCATTTCAGAGTAGCTTGAAGATTGTGAAGGAGTCGTTGGAGGAGTACTCAAGTCCTGATTTTAGAGGTGATCATAATGAGACCGAGGCAATTCAGAGGCTGAATTTGCATACTGCAATGACAAATGGGAGGCATTTGTTGTGGTTGGTGGAGAGGATGATTGAACTGAGAGTAGCCGATACAGCTGTACAAGAGTGGAGCAATCAGGCCTCGTTTACTGCTGATTTGCTGAGGGCTCTCCGTGATGATGCATGGAGGAACATCGTTCCAGGGCTTCCTGCAGTTGTGCTTCGATGCACTTGCAAGCTTTCTAATGCAGTCGCCACCGGGACTATCTTGGCTACTAGACAG GTTAGAATGAAGATTGTGAAAGATTGGCTTCCAGTGTTGATTTTGTGCAAAGACAATGTAACACCCATGATGCCAAGTCACAAAACGGTATATTTGGAGCTGGAAGACACATTTTTGAGGATTATATCCACGCTTCCCTTGTCTGATGCCCAGGAGTTATTGCAACAGTGTCTCAGCTTTTCAACTAGAAACGTTGAAGACTGTCCTCACTTAATCAGCGCATTTACCACCTGGTTCCGACGAGCAAATAGATTCCCCCAATCAGATATGTGA
- the LOC107840402 gene encoding uncharacterized protein At1g01500: MESSHGNGNGVAENGHSLIRHSPYQSGFKLSLQWLDLRVFYVRISKCELDELTAEYLTVNHVPLKRDTLLEVNGARTGIYSDGVSTVLRRDRYDKKSEEVTFVSTDSISMTGSVKFEVYDRDVVVLYGSLELCDRSGFVSESENHGQSWSINCETDVLAGSSSNSPKGNQHLGMDLVSPVIEVYVAGCFSGKPIILTRALELGHRKKQQRQGMLEPIPEYEATESQYHVSSSYAMQVTDVARHKQEHDEYNLYSKMEYLEGEDGELSWFNSGVRVGVGIGLSICVGIGIGVGLLVRTYQGTTNFRRRLI; encoded by the exons ATGGAGAGCTCACATGGGAATGGGAATGGAGTGGCTGAGAATGGTCATAGCCTCATAAGGCACTCTCCTTATCAATCAGGATTTAAGCTATCTTTACAGTGGctagatttgagagtgttttatgtTAGAATTAGCAAATGTGAGCTTGATGAGTTGACCGCCGAGTACCTCACAGTGAACCATGTTCCACTAAAACGCgatacccttttggaagtaaaTGGTGCGCGGACTGGAATTTATTCTGATGGTGTATCCACTGTACTCAGAAGAGATAGGTACGATAAGAAATCCGAGGAGGTCACTTTTGTTAGTACGGATAGTATAAGTATGACAGGAAGTGTGAAATTTGAGGTTTACGATAGGGATGTTGTTGTGTTGTATGGCTCTTTAGAACTATGTGATCGCAGTGGTTTTGTAAGTGAATCTGAAAATCATGGACAATCTTGGAGCATCAATTGTGAAACAGATGTGCTTGCTGGCTCTAGCTCTAACTCTCCCAAAGGAAACCAACACCTCGGTATGGATTTGGTTTCTCCTGTAATTGAAGTTTATGTGGCTGGTTGTTTCTCAGGGAAACCAATTATACTGACAAGGGCCCTGGAACTCGGCCACCGGAAGAAGCAACAAAGGCAAGGAATGCTGGAACCTATACCAGAATATGAGGCAACCGAAAGCCAGTACCATGTTTCCTCTTCGTATGCAATGCAG GTTACAGATGTTGCAAGACACAAACAGGAGCATGATGAATATAACCTTTACTCAAAGATGGAATATCTAGAAGGTGAAGATGGTGAACTATCCTGGTTCAATTCTGGTGTAAGAGTTGGTGTTGGAATTGGCCTCAGTATTTGCGTTGGGATTGGTATAGGAGTCGGGCTTCTTGTTCGTACATACCAAGGAACTACCAACTTCAGAAGGCGTCTAATATGA